A window of Dioscorea cayenensis subsp. rotundata cultivar TDr96_F1 unplaced genomic scaffold, TDr96_F1_v2_PseudoChromosome.rev07_lg8_w22 25.fasta BLBR01000204.1, whole genome shotgun sequence genomic DNA:
AActtctaaatatatattttttttaaaaatcattaaaatgacaagaaaaagtggcaaaaacacacaataaaatactttccatgtcatcatattttaattttatttttttcaaatatctttGAGGTGGCATCGATTGGAGGGCatagatttttctttcaaaaataatagtttttttaattaatcaaaatatattttaaaatttaaaaaatatatcattacatagggtaactttttttaattgtattttaaaaaaaaattaaaaaaaaatccatgaaaatgacaagaaaatttGCAGAAATAACAACGCAACAAAACCaagggcatatatatatatatatatatatatatttatcaaaataatagtttttaaagatgtttaaagatatattttaaaattttaaaattttatcaatagTTGATAGATTTCCTTTTGATATGGcaacttttacatttaatttgaaaaaaaaaatcatgaaagtCACAAGAAAATTTGCTAggaaaaagcaataaaatattttccatgtcatcatattttaattttatttttcaaataggcTGAAATGGCACCAGGAGAAGGGtatcaattctttttttcaaataatagtttttaattattttaacttttaaatataattttatatatatgctcTACTCTCGATGCCATCtcagtatatttaaaaaataaaattaaaatatgatgacatgataaatattttaaaaattattaatattaataaaaattaaaaattaattttaaaaaattaaaataaaaatattttaagatttttcCCATTGCACCctttaaatccaataaaatcacaaaacatccatttttaaaaattttaaaaataaaaattcttaccATTGAAATATGTGGTTggagattaagaaaataaatatttgattttaagaaCCCAGAAAAGTAAACAAGTGGTGCAGAAgctcaaaaatcacaaaaccatTCTTCAAAAATTAATCCTAGTATAGTTGATAGAGAAATTagggaaaacaaaaatttaactgtCGAATTACAAAAGTGTGCACCAAACTTGGTGACTTTCTAAATACAAGGttcaaaatttttctaaataaaaaaaaaatcccattaGATTTCctaagaatttaagaaaatattataaggAAGAATATAAGAATTTAATTACATAAGAAATCATTGGTGCTATAGAGAATGGAAGATGGTAATTCTCATGAAATAGACTTTAGCACAAGCGGTTATGACAGTTTGGGCAAAATTTAACAACTAAAGAGCCATATTTAGTGGAGCAGCCTTCTCCTGAAAACATTTtcagaaaaaaatgagaaggaagGATCACTTAAATGGTAGCAATAACCCTAATTTATCTCCAAATTTACAAggaattaacttaaaaaaatatattacaaattaccTTTTTCTTGAAGtagaaaagaagaaacataTTATTCTTCAAATCCTGCAAGAAAACACTAATTATAAGAAACATTCAAGAGTCATCTGTGTCTGCCACCATTTACTTGTACCCAGTATACTCGGCAATAATAGCTCATAAGTAATGAGAGTCTTTTAGAAAGTTAAGTTTTGAGATACCGATCATTGTTTGGGGTTTAATCAGAGATGAGTAGTTCTGGAACATATAACTCAGCACATTACTATCAGAGTTAGAATATGTAGATCCATAACAAGAGGGAGTTACAGGATATGACCTTAGAAACTGAAGTGTATCCAAGCTTGCAAACAGCTTCACAAAATTTATCAGGGTCTGCTCCGCCATTGTTTGAATCAAACCTACTTCGAACTTCCGCTATTAATAGCCAGCCACTGCAGCACATGACAATAAATTCTCATAAACGTCATTAAGTCAAAATTAAGTATTGTAGAAATGAAAAACTGCTTGTAAAATGTGAACCATGGCTTGAGAACTCTGTTTGCTTCCTGCAGGTAGCTTGAGAAATTGGTTCCCATTAGTGAGAGACAAAAGACAGCAACATCAACAGATGATGAATCCAAGGGTGTCCGCAAAAAAGACACAAGTGATGTGAATGCACAAAACATATTAAATTCTTATATAACCTCCTATAATTTGATGTTAAATTGAAGGTCACAAAGAAAGCAGCAGCTCCTCTGACGTTAAATTCTTTTGCAACTTCCTAGACATGGCATTGATTGACTTGTCAGCCTGTCAGAATGAAAGAGAAATGTTAACAATCTTATTGCGAGGAAGCCATGCTTCATAATAGAGTATCTCTTTCTTACAGCAGATAAGCTGGATTTCAGATTTTTTTCCTAAGATCCATTCTCGACAATCCCAGTTGGAAAGGAGTCTGTAAGCATAATCCTGTCAGTTATTACCAAAGTAAAATAGTATTTACCACCAGCTGTTAAATCACATTCCACAAAGAACAGTGAAATAAATGTCTGAACATAAGAGCATATGGGGCACCAATAGTATGGACATACACACACGTTCACACATGCTTGTATATAAATGTATGCATGCACCAAGAAAACACAGCTATGCAGTATTTTGCCTTAGTTTTAAAAGCCTGCTGATTTCTTATTGCATCCTATAAAAGAGAAGGTTCAGTTCAATGTTACAAGGCATAATTATCACTAAATTAGACGCTTGCTCAATATATATGGTCATTTGTACAGCTAGTTTTTCCCCTTTCCATATGCCTAATGTTGTTTGGGCAATAGAAGTGACTTCTTTAGATTATGATTGTGATAGCAAATATGCAAGACATGGGTTGGAGATAGATTATAGAATTAGGTTAAGGTACAGAAATCATCTGTATGACATACTACACATTCGACATCTTTTTCGAGTAATACATGGTCACTCCACTTTGCCTCAATATAATAGATTAAATAGACACCAGGAACTAACCATACAAGTCCTAAGGGAGATACCTCTTCTATTAGGGGTTCACTTTCCAAAAGGGCATGGACATTTCTTTGGTTCCAACGCAAGAAGCTCCCTCTTCAACCTTTTCCGATAATGCCTCCGCTTCTCCAATCCCCATAACATACCTGCATGGAATGAGCTCTTAGATGTCTGTCCAAAATTATGAACATCTGATGATAACATAGAGAGgccaagaaaaaaagaagccagAATCACATAATAGATGGTCTCATTTGTATCACTATCTGCAGAAATAAGTGACATCATCACAAAAGAATAATATACAAGAAGCAAAAGATAAGACTTATGTGCCAAGTAGAGCCTCCATGTCCTCCTCTTCAGCTTGTGAAACAAGATCATTCTCAATGGTAACTTTGGAATCAATTGGTGTCAAAACAGATGCAACTGGGCCATCTCTTCTGGTTACTTGATCAGTAATTGCAGGTTAGTTCTCCTGAACCAGTTTAATAAAC
This region includes:
- the LOC120253774 gene encoding ribosomal RNA-processing protein 8-like, with translation MGTNFSSYLQEANRVLKPCGWLLIAEVRSRFDSNNGGADPDKFCEAVCKLGYTSVSKDLKNNMFLLFYFKKKEKAAPLNMAL